The Nocardia sp. NBC_00508 nucleotide sequence GGCGACCACCGTGCGGATGGCGTCGATCTCGGCGGCGGTGTCGATGGCTGCGGTACTCATGGCGCACAGCGTGCTACCTCGACCGAACTCGAGGTCAAGCGGAGTGCGTGGCGCGTCACACGGGAGGAAACGGACGTATCACCCGCCGCGGCGGGGTCGCGAACTATGACTGCCGTCACAAACGAGGTCGAGCGTCCAGGGGATTTCCCGCAGCGGCACGGAAAATACCGCACACGGGGTCGGACGGCCCTCGCTGACGTGGCACAATGGGCCGCATGCGCGCTTTGGGAGTACGACTTGTGGCACGTCGCCACGTCGATTACAAGCGCGTCTGCAGCGCCTGCTGTCTGCCCGGTTCCCTCCGGTAGCTCAGCGGCGCCCGATCCCGGGTCCCCGGCGATCCCCGACTTCCTCGGCCCGCTGACACCGTAGGCGTGAGTCAGCCCCTCACGCCCTCAGCAGGATGTACCACCCACCCCGCAGGAGCGACCCTATGACGTCGAGCATCGACGGCGGTCCGACCGATCAGCCCACGCCCGAATCCCGGCCGGGGCACCACGCGCGCGCCGACCGCCCCGCCTCCGAGCGGCGCGTCCGCCCGGACCGCCCGCGTCGCGAGGCGCCCGCCGGGCCGCGCGTCCGCACCGGCAAGCCCGTGCGCCGCAAGGCCGAGGGCCAGTGGGCGCTGGGCTACCGCGAGCCGCTGAACCCGAACGAACAGTCCAAGAAGGACGACAACCCGCTCAACGTCCGCACCCGGATCGAGAACATCTACTCGAAGACCGGTTTCGACGGCATCGACAAGGGCGACCTGCGCGGCCGCTTCCGCTGGTGGGGTCTGTACACCCAGCGCGAGCAGGGCTACGACGGCAGCTGGACCGGCGACGAGAACATCGACCTCCTCGAAGCCGAGTACTTCATGATGCGCATCCGCTGCGACGCCGGCGCGCTGAACGTCGCGCAGCTACGCACCCTCGGGCAGATCTCCACCGAATTCGCGCGCGACACCGCCGATCTCTCCGATCGCGAGAACGTGCAGTACCACTGGATCGAGGTGGAGAACGTCCCCGAGATCTGGAAGCGGATCGAGGCGGTCGGCCTGAAGACCACCGAGGCGTGCGGCGACTGCCCGCGCGTGGTGCTCGGTTCCCCGCTGGCGGGCGAGTCGCTGACCGAGATCATCGACCCCACGCCCGCGATCGAGGAGATCGTGCGCCGCTACATCGGCAAGAAGGAGTACTCCAACCTGCCGCGCAAGTTCAAGACGGCGATCTCCGGCCAGCAGGACGTCGTGCACGAGATCAACGACGTCGCGTTCGTCGGCGTGGAGCACCCCGAACACGGCCCCGGCTTGGACCTGTGGGTAGGCGGCGGCCTGTCCACCAATCCGATGCTCGCGCAGCGGGTGGGCGTCTGGGTGCCGCTGGACGAGGTTCCCGACGTGTGGGAGGGCGTCGTCGCGTTGTTCCGCGACTACGGCTACCGCCGCCTGCGCACCAAGGCCAGGCTGAAGTTCCTGGTCAAGGACTGGGGCATCGAGAAGTTCCGTCAGGTGCTCGAAGACGAGTATCTGAAGCGCAAGCTGATCGACGGACCCGCACCGGAGCAGCCGACCAAGCCGATCGACCACGTCGGCGTGCAGCGGCTGCGCAACGGGCTCAACGCCGTCGGCTTCTCCCCCATCGCGGGCCGGGTGTCGGGCACCATCCTGACCAAGGTCGCCGACGCGGTGGAGCGGATCGGTTCCGACCGCATCCGGTTCACCCCGTACCAGAAACTGATCGTGCTCGATGTTGCCGACGACAAGGTCGACGCGCTGATCGACGAGCTGGAACCACTCGGCTTGCAGGCCCGGCCGTCGCTGTGGCGGCGCAACCTGATGGCCTGCTCCGGCATCGAGTTCTGCAAGCTGTCCTTCGCCGAGACGCGCAAGCGGTCCCAGGTGCTGGTGCCCGAACTGGAGGAGCGGCTGGCGGATCTCAACGCGCAGCTGGATGTTCCGATCACCATCAACATCAACGGCTGCCCGAACTCCTGCGCCCGCTCGCAGATCGCCGACATCGGCTTCAAGGGCCAGTTGGTCGACGACGGCGCCGGGAATCAGGTGGAGGGTTTCCAGGTTCACCTCGGTGGCAGCCTGGGCTTCGACAGCGCCTTCGGACGCAAGCTGCGCCAGCACAAGGTGACCACCGGCGAGCTCGGCGACTACATCGAGCGGGTGGTGCGCAACTTCGTCAAGCACCGCGAGGACGGCGAACGATTCGCGCAGTGGGCGGTACGCGCCGACGAGGCCGACCTGAGATAAGTGTGAACGGGAGATCAACTGTGACAACCGAACTCGCGGAAAAGCTGTCCGAGGACGAACTGCGCGCCATCGCCGCGCGCGGGGCCGCTGAACTCGACGGCGCCTCGGCCACCGAACTGCTGCAGTGGACCGAGAACACCTTCGGTTCCAACTACATCGTGGCCTCGAACATGCAGGACGCGGTGCTGGTGCATTTGGCCGCCCAGATCCGCGCCGGGGTGGACGTGCTCTTCTTGGACACCGGCTACCACTTCGCCGAGACCATCGGCACGCGCGACGCGGTGGAGGCGGTGTACGGGGTGAACGTGGTCAACGCCGAGCCGGAACACACGGTCGCCGAACAGGATCAGCTGCTCGGCAAGGATCTGTTCGCCCGCGAACCCAACGAGTGCTGCCGGTTGCGCAAGGTCGTCCCGCTGCGGAAGTCGCTCGCCGGGTACAACGCCTGGGCCACCGGCATCCGCCGGGTGGAGGCCCCGACGCGGGCCAACGCGCCGCTCATCTCGTTCGACGAGGCGTTCGGACTGGTGAAGATCAACCCGATCGCGCCGTGGTCCGACGACGAGATGCAGGAATACATCGCCACGCACGGCATCCTCGTCAACCCCCTGGTGGAGGAGGGGTATCCGTCCATCGGCTGCGCTCCGTGCACACGGAAGCCGGAGCCGGGATCCGATCCGCGAAGCGGCCGATGGGCCGGCCTCGCCAAGACCGAATGCGGGTTGCATCAATCATGACCGACACCATCCGAAGCGAACGTTCCCTCGGCATCAGCGATTTCGACACACTCGCCGCGCTGGAGTCCGAGTCGATCCACATCTTCCGCGAGGTGGCCGGCGAATTCGAGCGGCCGGTGATCCTGTTCTCCGGCGGCAAGGACTCCACCGTGCTGCTGCACTTGGCGCTCAAGGCGTTCTGGCCCGCGCCGCTGCCGTTCGCGCTGCTGCACGTGGACACCGGGCACAACCTGCCCGAGGTGCTGGAGTTCCGGGACAAGGTGGTCGAACGCTACGACCTGCGCCTGCACGTGGCCAAGGTGGAGGACTACCTGGCCGACGGCCGCCTCACCGAGCGTCCCGACGGAATCCGCAACCCGCTGCAGACCATCCCGCTGCTGGACGCGATCAGCGAGAACCGGTTCGACGCCGTGTTCGGCGGCGGCCGCCGCGACGAGGAACGCTCGCGGGCGAAAGAGCGGATCTTCTCGCTGCGCAACGCTTTCGGGCAGTGGGATCCGAAGCGGCAGCGTCCCGAGCTGTGGAACTTGTACAACGGGCGCCACGCGCCGGGCGAGCACGTGCGCGTGTTCCCGCTGAGCAACTGGACCGAGCTGGACATCTGGCGCTACATCGCTCGCGAGGACATCGACCTGGCGAGCATCTACTACGCGCACGAGCGTCCGGTGTATCTGCGCGACGGCATGTGGATGACCCCCGGCGTGTGGGGCGGTCCGCGCGACGGCGAGGTGCTGGAGACCCGGTCGGTGCGCTACCGCACCGTCGGCGACGGATCCTCCACCGGCGCCATCATTTCCGACGCGGCCGACAACGAGGCGATCCTCGCCGAGGTCGCCGCGTCCCGACTGACCGAACGCGGCGCCACGCGCGGCGACGACCGCGTGTC carries:
- a CDS encoding phosphoadenylyl-sulfate reductase produces the protein MTTELAEKLSEDELRAIAARGAAELDGASATELLQWTENTFGSNYIVASNMQDAVLVHLAAQIRAGVDVLFLDTGYHFAETIGTRDAVEAVYGVNVVNAEPEHTVAEQDQLLGKDLFAREPNECCRLRKVVPLRKSLAGYNAWATGIRRVEAPTRANAPLISFDEAFGLVKINPIAPWSDDEMQEYIATHGILVNPLVEEGYPSIGCAPCTRKPEPGSDPRSGRWAGLAKTECGLHQS
- a CDS encoding Ms4527A family Cys-rich leader peptide produces the protein MRALGVRLVARRHVDYKRVCSACCLPGSLR
- the cysD gene encoding sulfate adenylyltransferase subunit CysD gives rise to the protein MRVASIMTDTIRSERSLGISDFDTLAALESESIHIFREVAGEFERPVILFSGGKDSTVLLHLALKAFWPAPLPFALLHVDTGHNLPEVLEFRDKVVERYDLRLHVAKVEDYLADGRLTERPDGIRNPLQTIPLLDAISENRFDAVFGGGRRDEERSRAKERIFSLRNAFGQWDPKRQRPELWNLYNGRHAPGEHVRVFPLSNWTELDIWRYIAREDIDLASIYYAHERPVYLRDGMWMTPGVWGGPRDGEVLETRSVRYRTVGDGSSTGAIISDAADNEAILAEVAASRLTERGATRGDDRVSEAAMEDRKREGYF
- a CDS encoding nitrite/sulfite reductase, whose protein sequence is MTSSIDGGPTDQPTPESRPGHHARADRPASERRVRPDRPRREAPAGPRVRTGKPVRRKAEGQWALGYREPLNPNEQSKKDDNPLNVRTRIENIYSKTGFDGIDKGDLRGRFRWWGLYTQREQGYDGSWTGDENIDLLEAEYFMMRIRCDAGALNVAQLRTLGQISTEFARDTADLSDRENVQYHWIEVENVPEIWKRIEAVGLKTTEACGDCPRVVLGSPLAGESLTEIIDPTPAIEEIVRRYIGKKEYSNLPRKFKTAISGQQDVVHEINDVAFVGVEHPEHGPGLDLWVGGGLSTNPMLAQRVGVWVPLDEVPDVWEGVVALFRDYGYRRLRTKARLKFLVKDWGIEKFRQVLEDEYLKRKLIDGPAPEQPTKPIDHVGVQRLRNGLNAVGFSPIAGRVSGTILTKVADAVERIGSDRIRFTPYQKLIVLDVADDKVDALIDELEPLGLQARPSLWRRNLMACSGIEFCKLSFAETRKRSQVLVPELEERLADLNAQLDVPITININGCPNSCARSQIADIGFKGQLVDDGAGNQVEGFQVHLGGSLGFDSAFGRKLRQHKVTTGELGDYIERVVRNFVKHREDGERFAQWAVRADEADLR